A genomic stretch from Pochonia chlamydosporia 170 chromosome 4, whole genome shotgun sequence includes:
- a CDS encoding C6 transcription factor (similar to Metarhizium acridum CQMa 102 XP_007813784.1), with amino-acid sequence MVKPDPDARPKAPAPVRQRRWHSRVFTGCVNCRRRHVKCDEGTPSCSNCTRLNLTCNFDRKFVFKAVKPTGTPDSTSNKGDKTSPTSSEPRASSRSGSASSGEDGTDELNAKASFADLVVVRGSRSPSGVKSSPPGISFISEDFPFSHKSHILPSKGHHGTPLVYKYKATGMPQQIDSNDTLYLHHFLETVSSYLIIYDTPSNSNPYRQLPGLMSNSGLLRDTMKALGAMHIAGLPETRNRQVHHSAAMKAYGNVVTQLRDTVTFNHGQPTLELLATTLLLCMFEKMSANDASWKIHLVGAAQIFQSLYSPRVGHPSTPTGSNSNMELSGVAHTLPLRRFLVSLMAYLDVAASLATGQGPLIQGDYWETFGGGWEYNMGVPSFAQARSPADRTMAQIRQSWSRIMSIQTDISKFVKIEREGLAQHQRDMYYNDLSYRLRNWQASAPDIYLRLEGLESMPVGASAEEFETLTAASCIQVYALSCSVYLDRVNTRKIGNAANSPVISAAVSRILTLIFNFQSGINQLAVLWPLLTAGIATVDPEQQNNIRQRLASMRSFGFKVGDIQLPTSS; translated from the coding sequence ATGGTGAAGCCAGACCCGGACGCACGGCCCAAGGCTCCAGCACCAGTGCGCCAACGACGATGGCATTCGAGAGTCTTCACTGGTTGTGTCAACTGTCGCCGGAGGCATGTCAAATGCGATGAAGGCACTCCTTCTTGCTCCAATTGCACTCGCTtaaacttgacttgcaaTTTCGACCGCAAGTTTGTCTTCAAAGCGGTGAAGCCCACAGGAACACCCGATTCTACGAGTAACAAGGGCGACAAGACCTCGCCTACGTCCTCTGAACCAAGAGCATCGAGTAGGTCCGGCTCGGCATCCAGTGGAGAGGACGGTACAGATGAATTGAATGCCAAAGCGTCATTCGCCGACCTTGTTGTGGTGAGAGGCAGCAGGTCCCCCTCTGGAGTGAAAAGCTCACCACCCGGCATATCCTTCATTTCAGAAGACTTCCCCTTCAGCCACAAATCACACATCCTCCCTAGTAAAGGTCACCATGGGACGCCGCTGGTCTACAAGTATAAGGCTACGGGTATGCCTCAGCAAATCGATTCCAACGACACGCTCTATCTGCACCATTTTCTTGAAACTGTCTCATCCTACCTCATCATCTATGATACCCCGTCAAACTCAAACCCGTATCGACAGCTGCCGGGCCTGATGAGCAATTCAGGCTTGCTTCGCGATACAATGAAGGCCCTTGGTGCAATGCACATTGCTGGATTACCGGAAACTCGAAACCGCCAAGTCCATCACAGTGCCGCCATGAAGGCATATGGCAATGTCGTCACACAGCTTCGCGATACTGTGACTTTCAACCATGGCCAGCCTACCTTAGAGCTCTTAGCAACAACACTGCTTCTCTGTATGTTTGAAAAGATGTCGGCCAACGACGCGTCATGGAagatccatcttgtcggcgcCGCACAGATCTTCCAGTCCTTGTACAGTCCTCGTGTGGGCCATCCATCGACTCCCACGGgaagcaacagcaacatggaGTTGTCGGGTGTTGCGCATACACTTCCACTCCGGAGATTTTTAGTTTCTCTCATGGCATACCTGGACGTAGCCGCATCATTGGCAACAGGTCAAGGGCCATTAATACAAGGCGATTATTGGGAAACTTTCGGAGGTGGCTGGGAGTATAATATGGGAGTACCTAGCTTTGCTCAAGCTAGGTCACCCGCGGACCGAACAATGGCGCAGATACGTCAGTCGTGGTCGAGGATCATGTCTATTCAGACAGACATCAGCAAGTTCGTCAAAATCGAAAGAGAAGGACTAGCGCAACATCAGCGAGATATGTACTACAATGACTTGTCTTACCGACTGCGAAACTGGCAAGCCTCGGCGCCTGATATCTACTTGCGATTAGAAGGCCTTGAGTCCATGCCTGTGGGTGCCTCGGCGGAAGAATTTGAGACTTTAACGGCCGCATCGTGTATCCAAGTATATGCTCTGTCCTGTTCTGTCTATTTAGACAGAGTCAATACACGGAAAATTGGCAACGCTGCAAACAGTCCAGTCATTTCTGCAGCAGTGTCTCGGATTTTGACTCTGATTTTTAACTTCCAATCCGGCATCAACCAGCTGGCTGTGTTGTGGCCGCTTTTAACCGCGGGGATCGCCACGGTTGATCCTGAGCAGCAAAATAATATTCGACAGCGGTTGGCGTCTATGAGGAGCTTTGGATTTAAGGTTGGTGATATTCAGCTCCCTACTTCGTCTTGA
- a CDS encoding ammecr1 family protein (similar to Metarhizium acridum CQMa 102 XP_007813788.1) codes for MATAAHCLMCFEALDAQLEDRKPLSLSEIESSWALYTSSVSDSSSSEAKSPIPKAPALRRLADADSSESSSSASPAWSSSTPATSISSLSLGASSAPLFVTWNTVRGDDVSLRGCIGTFESQPLSIGLPEYATISALHDTRFSPISKAELPRLQAAVTLLTDFEEADDPYDWEIGTHGIRLSFTDRGHRYGATYLPDVASEQGWTHDETLYSLIRKGGWMGGRSRWKSLDLKVTRYQGKKASLNYPEFKKWKDWVASKQ; via the coding sequence atggccaccgcaGCCCATTGCCTCATGTGCTTCGAAGCCCTCGACGCTCAGCTGGAGGACCGTAAACCCCTCTCCCTCAGCGAGATCGAATCCTCCTGGGCCCTGTACACGAGCTCCGTTTCAGACTCTTCCAGTTCAGAAGCCAAAAGCCCCATCCCCAAAGCACCAGCGCTGCGTCGCCTCGCCGACGCCGACTCCTCCGAGTCCTCGTCCTCCGCATCACCCGCctggtcctcctccacgccCGCAACGTCGATATCCTCACTGTCGCTGGGGGCATCCTCCGCTCCCCTCTTCGTCACCTGGAACACCGTCCGCGGAGATGACGTCTCGCTGCGCGGCTGCATCGGCACATTTGAGTCCCAGCCCCTCAGCATAGGGCTGCCCGAGTACGCTACCATTTCGGCGCTGCACGACACGCGCTTCTCGCCCATCTCCAAGGCCGAGCTGCCCAGGCTGCAGGCCGCTGTGACGCTCTTGACGGACTTTGAGGAGGCTGACGACCCGTACGACTGGGAGATTGGCACCCACGGCATTCGGCTGTCGTTTACGGATAGAGGACATCGTTATGGCGCGACGTATCTGCCTGATGTGGCTTCTGAGCAAGGCTGGACGCACGACGAGACCCTGTACAGCCTCATCCGCAAGGGAGGCTGGATGGGCGGCCGGTCGAGGTGGAAGTCGTTGGATTTGAAGGTCACGCGCTATcaggggaagaaggcgagCCTGAATTACCCCGAGTTCAAAAAGTGGAAGGACTGGGTTGCCAGTAAGCAGTGA
- a CDS encoding RAS small monomeric GTPase (similar to Metarhizium acridum CQMa 102 XP_007813789.1), with translation MSSHGHDQQPAVPISITICGDGGCGKSSITLRLVRSQWTSEYDPTIEDSYSVTRRIDGTTYHLSLTDTAGQEEYRGMWASSNLGADAFLMVYDITSRDSLEALQYFDDLIDMEAETRLDNAARARRAGVNPGHANTGTGSGSKTVPPVKIVAGNKCDLQESRQVPAAMGLEWARKRGCGFMETSARLEVNIEETFALIVRRVVERRRLAEMGVMDNTEMNARGMTKPLTPLPAESETEKRAPGLRGPNLNGDPNVGRGHGGFWKKLRCW, from the coding sequence atGTCTTCACATGGTCACGACCAACAACCAGCCGTCCCAATCTCCATTACAATCTGTGGCGACGGCGGCTGTGGCAAATCCTCCATCACACTGCGTCTCGTCCGCTCACAATGGACATCCGAGTATGACCCCACGATCGAAGACTCCTACAGCGTCACCCGCCGCATCGATGGCACCACGTACCACCTTTCCCTTACCGACACCGCAGGCCAGGAAGAATACCGCGGTATGTGGGCATCGTCGAATTTGGGCGCTGATGCCTTCCTCATGGTGTATGACATTACGTCACGCGACTCTCTCGAGGCACTTCAATACTTCGACGACCTGATCGACATGGAAGCCGAAACGCGGCTTGACAATGCAGCACGCGCACGCCGCGCCGGCGTAAATCCGGGGCATGCAAACACCGGCACCGGAAGTGGTTCCAAAACTGTTCCCCCAGTCAAGATTGTCGCCGGTAACAAGTGCGACCTCCAGGAGAGCAGACAGGTTCCTGCGGCAATGGGCCTGGAGTGGGCACGCAAACGGGGCTGCGGCTTCATGGAGACGAGTGCCAGATTGGAAGTCAACATCGAAGAGACATTTGCCTTGATTGTTCGTCGAGTCGTGGAGAGAAGGCGCCTAGCAGAAATGGGGGTCATGGACAATACCGAGATGAATGCCCGCGGTATGACCAAGCCTTTGACTCCCTTACCAGCAGAGAGCGAGACGGAAAAGCGCGCCCCAGGACTACGGGGGCCAAATTTAAATGGCGACCCCAACGTCGGCCGCGGCCACGGTGGATTTTGGAAGAAACTACGATGCTGGTGA
- a CDS encoding glutamate decarboxylase (similar to Neosartorya fischeri NRRL 181 XP_001263347.1) — MQLLLAVRDLILPFVKAADDAAAHRETGRLPLDATGSPHNVLVDTVKPQKLAAHLKFMLPDQGQGKEGLLEAIAKVLKYSVNTWDQGFLDKLYSSNNPVGVISDIVLSVLNTNLHVYQVSPALTVIEKTTGRALANKFGFAGPRAGGVTCQGGSSSNLTSLVVARNTLYPDCKTDGDAKYDFVVFTSAHGHYSVEKSAMICGMGSSSVWKVPVDNGGSMRADALRELVVRAKEQGKTPLYVNTTAGSTVRGSYDPFPEISKICKEFGLWMHIDASWGGPVVFSAQQRWKVEGSHLADSITINPHKMMNAPTTCSFLLGPDMNVFNKANSTAAGYLFHGNTDEDIWDLADLTLQCGRRGDSLKVALAWLYYGANGFEKQIDHAFDMASYLYKLVQQTGNFTMVSENPPPCLQVCFYYAPGGELSSDAATNTKRTQVIVERLIGRGFMVDYAPGDVGSFLRIVVNVQTLPSTVEGLTKALEEAGKEVA, encoded by the exons ATGCAA CTTCTCCTGGCCGTGCGGGACTTAATTCTGCCCTTTGTCAAAGCGGCCGACGATGCCGCGGCCCATCGGGAGACTGGCCGGCTTCCACTCGACGCCACGGGCAGCCCGCACAATGTGCTAGTAGATACCGTCAAGCCTCAAAAGCTTGCTGCACACCTCAAGTTCATGTTGCCCGATCAGGGCCAGGGCAAAGAGGGACTGTTGGAGGCTATTGCCAAGGTGCTCAAGTATAGCGTCAACACCTGGGATCAAGGCTTCCTCGATAAACTGTACTCAAGTAACAACCCG GTTGGTGTTATTTCGGACATTGTCTTGTCAGTTCTCAATACAAAC CTGCATGTCTACCAAGTTTCGCCGGCTCTTACCGTTATTGAAAAGACGACGGGACGAGCATTGGCTAACAAATTTGGTTTCGCCGGCCCGagagctggtggtgttaCCTGTCAAGGTGGCAGTTCCTCCAATCTCACATCCCTGGTGGTTGCACGAAACACCTTGTACCCGGACTGCAAGActgatggcgatgccaagTACGACTTTGTGGTGTTCACCAGCGCCCATGGCCACTACTCGGTTGAGAAGAGTGCCATGATCTGTGGCATGGGCTCATCGAGTGTATGGAAGGTCCCCGTTGATAACGGCGGGAGTATGAGGGCCGATGCCCTTCGCGAGCTGGTTGTTCGCGCCAAGGAGCAAGGAAAGACGCCATTATACGTTAACACAACCGCGGGCTCTACAGTCCGAGGCTCATACGACCCATTCCCGGAAATTTCAAAGATTTGCAAAGAATTTGGTCTGTGGATGCACATAGACGCCAGTTGGGGCGGACCAGTCGTCTTTTCTGCCCAACAGCGGTGGAAGGTTGAGGGATCGCATCTTGCtgattccatcaccatcaaccctCACAAGATGATGAACGCCCCTACGACATGTTCCTTTTTGCTGGGCCCAGACATGAATGTATtcaacaaggcaaacagTACAGCTGCCGGATATCTCTTCCACGGAAACACAGACGAAGATATCTGGGACCTGGCAGACCTTACCTTGCAGTGCGGCCGCCGCGGTGACAGCTTGAAGGTCGCGCTCGCGTGGTTGTACTATGGCGCCAATGGCTTCGAGAAACAGATTGATCACGCATTTGACATGGCATCATACTTGTACAAGTTGGTACAGCAGACGGGCAACTTTACCATGGTATCTGAAAACCCACCTCCTTGTCTTCAAGTGTGCTTCTACTACGCACCTGGGGGGGAATTGTCCAGTGATGCTGCTACCAACACAAAGCGCACTCAGGTTATTGTTGAGAGACTTATCGGCAGGGGATTCATGGTGGACTATGCTCCCGGCGATGTAGGGAGCTTTCTCCGAATCGTGGTGAACGTGCAGACATTGCCAAGCACAGTGGAGGGCTTGACCAAGGCGTTGGAAGAGGCGGGAAAGGAAGTGGCATAG
- a CDS encoding rRNA processing protein Nop9 (similar to Cordyceps militaris CM01 XP_006671334.1), whose amino-acid sequence MPKPRTKRGADREERKRKRRGGDEEEGTKPHYESKRQRTQDEDQENYQDFPVDENHQQQNGPGEREFFGMLADEEQEYFRRADEMLELNQFPTTEDRDIFLESVFKEAQGKELKLASSQSCSRLMERLIQLSNTTQKKHLFNAFGSHFLSLVQHRFASHCCEALFLRSAGIVTQELAGFMLDTKGASAEDHQPEASMEELFLATLDELEGSLSFLITDRFASHTLRVLLLVLSGRPLDDISVKTLMKSKKKENISVAGAAAANEQNKGLRAVPASFTLAVQKIIADSTASLDSTGLRVLAKHPIGNPTLQLLLELDMTLNKSEKNKSSDESEPTQPTLLQQLLPGAPKSLSDPSSEASEFVNGMIYDQIGSRLIETLVAHCPGKVFKQLNQNFFLPRIEGYVRNDISCYPAIKVLNRIGKDDLITAADKIAPTVPQLVSKTRYNVLRTLFERCSARNTTDQIKKLIKNLKEGCGSQPADLVTTLCHLSDSDAPKSKDAQSLSRNEYAIQSHGAQLLTTLLSIPGPLKAVHESILALPPPLLLRLAATSMPTVTLLTTALSTPSQNSLFQKSLVGSIAPHTNELSTSQFGHNLINSIAEIPSKGKDFSIPFHVKESIMQRLATQEAELRESWMGRSVWRTWKGDMWKTRRGDWKAWMREIDAPVQSSVNREGDAREKVKKQREQKEE is encoded by the coding sequence ATGCCCAAACCACGAACGAAAAGAGGCGCCGACCGCGAAGAGCGGAAGCgcaagagaagaggaggagacgaagaagaaggcaccaAACCCCATTACGAGTCCAAACGCCAACGCACTCAAGATGAGGACCAGGAAAACTACCAAGACTTCCCAGTTGACGaaaaccatcaacaacaaaatggccCTGGGGAGAGGGAATTCTTCGGCATGCTGGCCGACGAGGAGCAGGAGTACTTCCGGAGAGCCGACGAAATGCTCGAATTGAATCAATTCCCCACCACCGAAGACCGAGACATCTTCCTAGAGAGCGTGTTCAAAGAAGCCCAGGGCAAGGAGCTCAAACTTGCGAGCAGTCAATCATGCTCACGACTGATGGAGCGCCTGATCCAGCTGTCAAACACGACACAGAAGAAGCACCTCTTCAATGCattcggcagccattttCTATCCCTCGTGCAGCACCGATTTGCCAGCCACTGCTGCGAAGCGCTCTTCCTCCGATCGGCGGGCATCGTCACGCAAGAGCTGGCTGGATTCATGCTGGACACCAAGGGCGCGAGCGCGGAGGACCACCAACCCGAGGCTTCCATGGAGGAACTGTTCCTAGCGACGCTGGATGAACTCGAGGGCAGTTTGTCCTTTTTGATAACCGATCGATTTGCGTCGCACACCTTACGAGTCCTCCTGTTGGTTCTGTCCGGCCGACCGCTAGATGATATATCCGTCAAGACGCTCatgaagagcaaaaagaaggaaaacaTCTCCGTCGCCggcgcagcagcagccaacGAGCAGAATAAGGGTCTCCGAGCCGTACCAGCTTCGTTTACACTTGCGGTGCAGAAAATCATTGCCGATTCTACTGCAAGCCTTGACTCAACTGGTCTCCGTGTGCTCGCCAAGCACCCCATTGGCAATCCTACGCTTCAGCTCCTCCTGGAACTAGACATGACGCTCAACAAGAGCGAAAAGAACAAGTCTTCCGATGAATCTGAACCCACTCAGCCCACTCTCCTCCAGCAACTCCTCCCCGGAGCACCCAAGTCCCTCTCCGATCCATCCTCTGAAGCGTCCGAGTTCGTCAACGGCATGATCTACGACCAAATCGGCTCCCGCCTCATCGAGACCCTCGTCGCCCACTGTCCCGGCAAAGTCTTCAAACAGCTCAACCAGAACTTCTTTCTGCCCCGGATAGAAGGCTACGTCCGCAACGACATCAGCTGCTAcccagccatcaaagtcCTCAACCGCATCGGCAAAGACGACCTCATCACCGCAGCAGACAAGATTGCACCGACAGTGCCCCAACTCGTCTCCAAAACAAGATACAACGTCCTGCGCACGCTTTTCGAGCGCTGCTCCGCCCGCAATACCACCGACCAAATAAAAAAACTGATAAAGAACCTCAAAGAAGGGTGCGGCTCCCAGCCCGCCGACCTTGTCACCACACTCTGCCACCTCTCTGACTCCGACGCCCCCAAGTCAAAAGACGCACAATCCCTCTCACGAAACGAATATGCCATCCAATCTCACGGCGCTCAACTCCTCACCACGCTCCTCTCCATCCCTGGCCCCCTCAAAGCCGTCCACGAATCTATCCTCGCCCTCCCACCgccgctcctcctccgcctcgcTGCAACCTCCATGCCAACCGTCACACTGCTCACCACCGCCCTCTCTACACCCTCTCAAAACTCACTCTTTCAAAAATCTCTCGTGGGAAGCATAGCCCCCCACACGAACGAGCTATCCACCTCCCAATTCGgccacaacctcatcaatAGCATCGCCGAAATTCCCAGCAAAGGAAAGGACTTCAGTATCCCCTTTCACGTCAAGGAATCCATTATGCAGCGTCTGGCGACtcaagaagctgagctgagAGAAAGTTGGATGGGGAGAAGCGTATGGCGGACTTGGAAGGGCGACATGTGGAAGACAAGGAGGGGTGATTGGAAGGCTTGGATGAGGGAAATTGATGCGCCGGTGCAGTCCAGTGTGAATAGGGAGGGGGATGCTAGAGAAAAAGTGAAGAAACAGAGGGAACAGAAGGAGGAGTGA
- a CDS encoding eukaryotic translation initiation factor 2c (similar to Blastomyces dermatitidis SLH14081 XP_002626983.1), translating into MSDRGRSPTPSGGSAGSRRPSQGPQSSAPGSRTGSPSRPGPGSGWVAGPGYDPAKPAGQPDKGNTRMELPPDAYVTDAQKDMFAARGNRFNTEGSNAVVEVNQYRMRKFNFSKNIYQYDVVISPDTERKAALMKKIWTNSATKAALQKYSYEMWIFDGRKLAWAPGKVDRGELRFTVDLDEGKRPQGAPVRDGARFHVTLRATTEVQVSAIRGYLDHKVQFNSGVQVALNFLDHLLRQWPSQHMTAIKRNFYSDTAQGRPLLDGHVLEVHKGIYASIRLSHNIAQGGTGLALNVDIANTVFWTGPQPVDQLMCNYLGICDRRWKGLNPSTISQHLRPVRDNKGRVQSSEAFKNLRKMRKLKFTIKHPNRPKELSEKVHTIMDFSFDEKYGPEGATAKTVTFEYNGSQISVADYYKQKYKAHLKYPSLPLIFAGKAGHIPMEFAHIESMQRYAFKLTPDQTAAMIKIAVTRPQQRRGDIEKNYQGLQLTADPYLKMYGVEFEPTFTKTDAKILPAPQVNFGQGNADPKFAGRWDLRGKKFWKQNIAPLQNWGFIVMDNCANFGQLQAFAKMFRSTFLGHGGKCPVDAVLLNVPGNIKNDIAQAMAWAHGEICKQRGYTQLLFVVVGHKNSPHYERLKKSADCRFGILSQVVNGAAVVSNNGQYHSNVCMKVNAKLGGTTSRTLAPWKSQPTYFPKDRPTMIIGVDISHGAPGGGLPSTGAMTMSVDRDANRYAAMVESNGYRVEMLTSRNVHFMFGQLSKYWMAGHDGAFPKHIIYFRDGVAEGQFAQVLDQEIREIKLYLREKAPNAPLPKFTVIVATKRHHIRFFPQRGDRNGNALPGTLVEREVTHPFMWDFYLCSHVAIQGTARPVHYHVILDEMGVPVNDLQKMIYHQCYSYARSTTPVSLHPAVYYAHLACARARAHENIATSEGFRAGAKGHEMIRDQVAKGQTLGGPPRGTDAPPLLQLGGKPGGDKPPADGELRQRDFFRSTMWYI; encoded by the exons atgtccGATCGTGGACGCTCTCCAACTCCCTCCGGGGGATCAGCTGGATCTCGCCGCCCGTCTCAGGGCCCACAGAGCTCAGCTCCCGGAAGTCGCACCGGATCGCCTTCGAGGCCAGGTCCAGGCTCTGGATGGGTTGCTGGTCCTGGCTATGACCCTGCCAAACCTGCGGGACAGCCAGACAAGGGAAACACCAGAATGGAACTTCCCCCAGATGCCTATGTCACCGACGCCCAGAAAGACATGTTTGCCGCGAGAGGTAATAGGTTCAATACTGAGGGCAGCAATGCTGTCGTCGAAGTGAACCAGTATCGAATGAGGAAGTTTAACTTCTCCAAAAACATCTATCAGTACGAT GTGGTCATCTCTCCGGACACTGAACGGAAGGCAGCATTGATGAAAAAAATCTGGACAAACTCAGCCACCAAAGCCGCGCTTCAAAAGTATTCATATGAGATGTGGATCTTTGACGGGCGAAAGCTTGCCTGGGCTCCTGGCAAGGTTGATCGTGGCGAACTTCGCTTCACAGTCGACTTGGACGAAGGAAAGCGACCTCAAGGTGCACCGGTGCGCGATGGCGCTCGATTTCATGTTACCCTGCGAGCCACCACGGAAGTGCAGGTCAGTGCGATCCGCGGATATCTTGACCACAAAGTGCAGTTCAACTCCGGCGTCCAAGTCGCTTTGAACTTTTTGGATCACCTGCTCCGCCAGTGGCCGTCTCAACATATGACGGCCATCAAAAGGAACTTCTACAGTGATACGGCACAAGGCAGGCCACTTTTGGATGGCCACGTCCTTGAGGTGCACAAGGGCATATATGCATCTATTCGCCTCAGCCACAACATTGCTCAGGGTGGAACAGGCCTCGCTCTGAATGTTGACATTGCCAACACAGTTTTCTGGACTGGACCACAGCCAGTAGATCAACTCATGTGTAATTACTTGGGTATTTGTGATCGAAGATGGAAAGGCTTAAATCCGTCGACTATCAGTCAGCACCTTCGGCCTGTGCGAGATAACAAAGGCAGAGTGCAGTCTTCGGAGGCTTTCAAGAACCTCCGGAAGATGAGAAAGCTGAAATTCACTATCAAGCACCCAAACAGGCCCAAAGAATTAAGTGAAAAAGTTCATACCATCATGGACTTTTCTTTTGATGAAAAATATGGCCCTGAAGGTGCTACGGCCAAAACTGTCACGTTCGAATACAATGGGTCTCAAATCTCTGTTGCCGACTACTATAAACAAAAGTACAAGGCACATCTCAAATATCCCAGCCTGCCCCTTATTTTTGCTGGCAAAGCAGGGCACATCCCCATGGAATTTGCTCACATTGAGTCGATGCAACGGTATGCGTTTAAGCTTACCCCAGATCAAACGGCAGCAATGATCAAAATTGCCGTTACGCGTCCTCAACAGCGACGGGGGGACATTGAAAAAAATTACCAGGGTCTTCAACTCACGGCTGACCCGTACTTGAAAATGTACGGTGTCGAATTTGAGCCGACGTTCACCAAGACGGACGCCAAGATTCTGCCAGCCCCTCAAGTAAACTttggtcaaggcaatgcAGACCCTAAGTTCGCTGGCCGGTGGGATCTTCGCGGCAAGAAGTTCTGGAAACAGAATATCGCGCCTCTGCAGAACTGGGGTTTCATCGTTATGGATAATTGTGCTAATTTTGGGCAATTGCAAGCTTTTGCCAAAATGTTCCGAAGCACATTCCTTGGGCATGGGGGCAAATGCCCTGTTGATGCAGTCTTGTTGAACGTTCCCGGCAACATCAAAAACGACATCGCTCAAGCTATGGCTTGGGCACATGGTGAAATTTGCAAGCAGAGAGGATACACACAGTTGCTCTTCGTGGTTGTTGGGCACAAGAACAGCCCTCATTACGAACGACTCAAAAAGTCCGCAGACTGCAGATTTGGTATACTTTCGCAAGTCGTCAATGGTGCCGCTGTTGTGAGCAACAATGGTCAGTACCACTCCAATGTGTGTATGAAGGTCAACGCAAAGCTTGGAGGTACGACGTCTCGTACTCTTGCACCGTGGAAGAGCCAGCCAACATACTTCCCCAAGGATCGTCCAACCATGATTATCGGTGTTGATATCTCGCATGGTGCACCTGGAGGTGGATTGCCATCAACAGGTGCGATGACCATGTCTGTTGACCGTGATGCCAACAGATATGCCGCCATGGTCGAATCGAATGGCTATCGCGTTGAGATGTTGACGTCCCGAAATGTTCACTTCATGTTCGGGCAGTTGTCTAAATATTGGATGGCTGGTCACGATGGTGCTTTCCCGAAGCACATTATCTACTTCCGAGATGGGGTTGCCGAAGGTCAGTTTGCCCAGGTCCTCGATCAAGAGATTCGAGAGATCAAGCTGTATCTTCGGGAGAAGGCACCCAATGCTCCATTACCCAAGTTCACGGTGATTGTAGCTACCAAGAGACACCACATTCGCTTTTTTCCCCAGAGAGGCGATAGAAATGGCAATGCGCTCCCTGGCACCTTGGTGGAGCGTGAGGTCACGCATCCCTTCATGTGGGATTTTTATCTCTGCTCTCATGTTGCCATTCAAGGTACCGCCCGGCCGGTTCATTACCATGTCATACTCGATGAAATGGGTGTTCCGGTGAATGACCTACAAAAGATGATTTACCACCAGTGTTACTCTTACGCTAGATCAACAACACCAGTGTCGCTGCACCCTGCGGTGTATTATGCCCATCTGGCTTGCGCCCGAGCACGAGCGCACGAGAACATTGCAACTAGCGAAGGCTTTAGGGCTGGTGCCAAGGGACATGAGATGATTCGCGATCAAGTTGCAAAGGGTCAGACGCTGGGAGGCCCGCCACGAGGAACGGATGCGCCGCCTTTGCTCCAGCTTGGAGGAAAGCCAGGGGGAGACAAGCCTCCAGCTGACGGCGAACTTCGGCAAAGGGACTTCTTTAGAAGCACCATGTGGTACATCTAA